One region of Rhodospirillales bacterium genomic DNA includes:
- a CDS encoding pyrimidine 5'-nucleotidase, with amino-acid sequence MPINKNNDLKPASSTSLLGQSGDIHHWVFDLDNTLYSADSHLFDQIDRRMGDFIASLLDLEYLAARKIQKDYFHTYGTTLRGLMLHHKVEPKTFLDFVHDIDLSVIPENAALINALDGLEGDCVIFTNASRDHAEQIVEHLGITRFFDGIFDICDADYLPKPEMETYDRFIKTHAIDPARAILFEDTAANLKPADQLGMTTVLVTPGEDGVTNETNADHIHHITDDLAHWLTKQTNAPQMPKPGAKVD; translated from the coding sequence ATGCCCATAAATAAAAACAACGATTTAAAGCCCGCCTCTTCCACGTCCCTTTTGGGGCAATCGGGGGATATCCATCATTGGGTTTTTGATCTTGATAACACGCTCTATTCAGCCGATTCACACCTGTTCGACCAGATCGACCGGCGCATGGGGGATTTCATTGCCTCCCTGCTTGATCTTGAATATCTTGCCGCCCGGAAAATTCAAAAAGACTATTTCCACACCTATGGCACCACCCTGCGCGGGCTGATGCTGCACCATAAGGTTGAACCCAAAACCTTTCTTGATTTCGTCCACGATATCGATCTTTCGGTCATTCCTGAAAATGCTGCCCTGATCAACGCGCTGGATGGATTGGAGGGTGATTGCGTTATCTTCACCAATGCCAGCCGCGATCATGCCGAACAAATTGTGGAACATCTTGGTATTACACGGTTTTTCGATGGTATTTTTGATATTTGTGATGCCGATTACCTGCCCAAACCCGAAATGGAAACCTATGACCGGTTTATTAAAACCCATGCCATTGACCCTGCCCGCGCGATCTTGTTTGAAGACACCGCAGCAAATTTAAAGCCCGCCGACCAGCTGGGCATGACCACTGTGCTGGTCACCCCCGGCGAAGACGGTGTGACCAACGAGACCAATGCAGACCATATCCACCACATCACAGATGATCTGGCGCACTGGCTCACCAAACAGACCAATGCGCCCCAGATGCCAAAACCGGGCGCAAAGGTTGACTAG
- the dapE gene encoding succinyl-diaminopimelate desuccinylase, translated as MTGPLSDPLDLAQRLIRHPSVTPADEGALDTLQGALETLGFTCTRLPFEEEGADPVDNLYARIGTDEPNFCYAGHTDVVPVGDPAGWSKNPFSGDIVDGVLHGRGAADMKGSIAAFVSATARFLDEQGPDFGGSISLLITGDEEGVGINGSRKLVTWLQDQNETLTDCLVGEPTNPTTLGEMMKIGRRGSLVGYLTVHGTQGHTAYPHLADNPIDRLLKMLNAIVEKPLDDGTEHFQPSSVAFATIDVGNPATNIIPAIAKATINIRFNDNHTQASLKAWLTGLFDAVGGKYEFRHQDNGEAFLCEPGKLAQSIADAAEAVTGTRPEMSTTGGTSDARYIHKICTCAEFGLIGQTMHKTDESQDVSDITALADIYKGVLDRYFEKD; from the coding sequence ATGACTGGCCCACTCTCTGATCCACTGGACCTTGCCCAACGGCTGATCCGCCACCCGTCGGTAACACCCGCCGATGAAGGCGCGTTGGACACGCTTCAGGGTGCCCTGGAAACTCTCGGCTTTACCTGCACCCGCCTTCCCTTTGAAGAAGAAGGTGCCGATCCGGTTGATAATCTTTACGCCCGGATTGGCACAGATGAGCCCAATTTCTGTTACGCAGGGCACACCGATGTAGTGCCTGTGGGTGACCCTGCGGGCTGGTCCAAAAATCCGTTCAGCGGCGATATTGTCGATGGGGTGCTTCATGGTCGTGGGGCAGCGGACATGAAAGGCAGCATTGCCGCCTTTGTTTCCGCCACGGCCCGGTTTCTGGATGAACAAGGCCCCGATTTCGGCGGTTCTATCAGCCTGTTGATCACCGGGGATGAAGAAGGCGTTGGGATCAACGGATCGAGAAAACTGGTCACCTGGCTGCAAGACCAGAACGAAACCCTGACCGATTGTCTGGTGGGGGAACCCACCAACCCGACCACCTTGGGTGAAATGATGAAGATCGGTCGGCGCGGCAGTCTGGTGGGCTATCTGACGGTTCATGGCACCCAGGGCCACACCGCCTATCCCCATCTTGCCGACAATCCCATTGATCGGTTGTTAAAGATGCTGAATGCCATTGTTGAAAAGCCGCTGGATGATGGCACCGAACATTTCCAGCCGTCTTCCGTCGCGTTTGCCACCATTGATGTGGGCAACCCGGCCACCAACATTATCCCGGCCATTGCCAAAGCGACAATCAATATCCGCTTTAACGACAACCACACCCAGGCAAGCCTGAAGGCGTGGTTAACTGGCCTGTTTGATGCGGTTGGTGGCAAATATGAATTCCGCCACCAAGACAATGGTGAGGCGTTCCTGTGCGAACCGGGAAAGCTTGCGCAATCCATTGCCGATGCGGCTGAGGCAGTCACCGGCACACGCCCGGAAATGTCCACCACCGGGGGCACATCGGATGCACGCTATATTCACAAAATCTGCACCTGTGCAGAATTTGGCCTGATCGGGCAAACCATGCACAAAACCGATGAAAGTCAGGATGTCAGCGACATCACCGCACTCGCCGATATTTACAAGGGCGTGCTGGACCGCTATTTCGAAAAGGATTAA
- the argB gene encoding acetylglutamate kinase: MDKNKHTPQPIWLEKAKTLSEALPYMRKYAGETFVIKYGGHAMGDPALAECFARDVVLMKQVGINPVVVHGGGPQIGQMLERLAIKSEFIDGLRVTDKETVEIVEMVLSGSINKQIVTAINEAGGNAVGLSGKDGNLIQAEKIRRHRRETDSNIEKILDLGFVGEPTHINPHILENFEESDIIPVIAPIGIGPNGQTYNINADTAAGAIATAVGATRFLLLTDVPGVLDENENILKELTLKDTENLIKKGVISGGMIPKVETCTQAVAGDVEAAVIIDGTIPHALILEIFTDAGVGTIIRDD; this comes from the coding sequence ATGGATAAAAACAAACACACACCGCAACCCATCTGGCTTGAAAAGGCAAAAACCCTTTCTGAAGCCCTGCCCTACATGCGCAAATATGCCGGGGAAACCTTCGTCATAAAATACGGCGGCCATGCCATGGGCGATCCGGCACTGGCTGAATGTTTCGCCCGGGATGTGGTGTTGATGAAACAAGTTGGCATCAACCCCGTGGTCGTTCACGGCGGTGGGCCCCAGATTGGCCAGATGCTGGAACGGCTCGCCATAAAAAGTGAATTTATCGACGGCCTGCGGGTGACCGACAAAGAAACCGTCGAAATTGTTGAAATGGTGCTGTCAGGCTCCATCAACAAACAGATCGTCACAGCCATAAACGAAGCGGGTGGCAACGCGGTTGGGCTATCGGGCAAGGATGGCAACCTGATCCAGGCGGAAAAAATCCGGCGCCATCGCCGCGAAACCGATTCCAACATCGAAAAAATTCTGGACCTTGGGTTCGTCGGGGAACCGACCCATATCAATCCCCATATCCTCGAAAATTTTGAAGAATCAGATATTATTCCGGTCATCGCGCCCATCGGCATTGGGCCCAATGGGCAAACCTATAACATCAATGCCGATACCGCCGCCGGTGCCATTGCGACCGCGGTCGGGGCCACCCGGTTTCTTCTTTTGACCGATGTGCCGGGCGTGCTTGATGAAAATGAGAATATTCTTAAGGAACTGACCCTTAAGGATACGGAAAATCTGATCAAAAAAGGGGTTATCAGTGGCGGCATGATTCCCAAAGTGGAAACCTGCACCCAGGCGGTCGCTGGCGATGTCGAAGCTGCCGTCATCATCGACGGCACCATCCCCCATGCCTTAATTCTGGAAATTTTCACCGATGCCGGCGTTGGTACCATCATTCGAGACGACTGA
- a CDS encoding diguanylate cyclase, translating to MAGRNFLQKLFGLGGGATIGGTCAFPVQVEMLSSPALIMDARGSILAVNGRAEVIARAITGNAPSMSAFLVSAKDAAQDQMGRKESIEIPEDSGEIRFELSLVPIGSDLVLVLARDITLDCNLRDALVESRQRFKDLVEISSDFAWEVDVEGQFAFVSPAGALGWAADQLVGRHVNDFLAAGPDGDMAHPSNPFCSHHAMQDGELWFKRADGTVTCLSASVQPLQGVDGQWSGARGVCRDVTEDRARDAALAQAHSRERLFSYILRTMRDEMEPESMMKTATAAIARALTATETGIYSIQDGVPVLAASNGEALPVSDGLIGIAIGRKGVVVVENEAGYGLAVATRFRAEVNGVLHVSRDATLGPWSDEEQDVAIRAAEHLGIAIEQVAEHEQLQTLSRTDGMTGLLNRRSFIADLARRYARASHGGTEGTLIYCDLDNFKQVNDTHGHEQGDKAICEAAKLLQTNTRGGDLVARLGGDEFAVWLDNTNETNARLMAEHLLVSADCLKVFSGSEDCPLGMSLGVAVQVPGSDESLEALMARADEAMYASKKKGKGQLTLSASPDVGVAVGTQVGSVRAGGKQ from the coding sequence ATGGCGGGTAGAAATTTTTTGCAGAAACTTTTTGGCTTGGGTGGGGGCGCCACCATTGGGGGCACGTGCGCATTTCCAGTTCAGGTGGAAATGCTTTCATCGCCCGCCCTGATCATGGATGCGCGCGGTTCTATTCTAGCCGTTAATGGCCGCGCCGAAGTGATTGCCCGGGCAATCACTGGAAACGCCCCTTCGATGTCTGCCTTTCTGGTGTCGGCAAAGGATGCTGCTCAGGATCAGATGGGGCGCAAAGAGAGCATCGAAATTCCTGAAGATTCAGGCGAAATTCGGTTTGAACTGTCTTTGGTCCCCATTGGCAGTGATTTGGTTCTGGTGCTGGCGCGCGATATTACGCTGGATTGTAACCTGCGGGATGCCCTTGTGGAATCCCGGCAGCGGTTTAAGGATCTGGTTGAAATTTCCAGTGATTTCGCATGGGAAGTCGATGTTGAGGGACAGTTTGCATTTGTGTCTCCTGCAGGGGCTCTGGGTTGGGCTGCCGATCAATTGGTGGGCCGGCACGTGAACGATTTTCTTGCCGCAGGGCCTGACGGGGATATGGCGCACCCTTCCAATCCATTTTGTTCCCATCATGCCATGCAAGACGGAGAGCTTTGGTTCAAGCGGGCAGATGGCACTGTCACATGTTTATCTGCCAGTGTTCAGCCCTTGCAGGGCGTGGATGGGCAGTGGTCAGGGGCGCGTGGGGTTTGCAGGGATGTGACAGAAGATCGCGCCCGGGATGCTGCTTTGGCCCAGGCCCACAGCCGTGAAAGGCTTTTCAGCTACATCCTGCGTACCATGCGCGATGAAATGGAACCCGAAAGCATGATGAAAACAGCCACGGCGGCGATTGCGCGGGCTTTGACGGCAACGGAGACCGGCATTTACAGCATTCAGGACGGGGTGCCCGTTTTAGCGGCAAGCAATGGTGAAGCATTGCCGGTATCTGATGGCCTGATTGGCATTGCCATTGGACGCAAGGGGGTTGTGGTGGTTGAAAATGAAGCAGGCTACGGCCTTGCTGTGGCCACGCGCTTTCGCGCCGAGGTCAATGGTGTCCTGCACGTTTCACGGGACGCTACCCTTGGCCCTTGGAGTGATGAAGAGCAAGACGTTGCGATCCGGGCGGCGGAACATCTTGGGATTGCGATTGAACAGGTGGCAGAACATGAACAGCTCCAGACGCTGTCGCGCACCGATGGGATGACGGGTCTGTTGAACCGGCGCAGCTTTATTGCCGATTTGGCAAGGCGCTATGCCCGAGCCAGTCATGGCGGGACAGAAGGCACATTGATCTATTGTGATCTTGATAATTTTAAACAAGTTAATGATACCCATGGCCATGAACAGGGCGATAAAGCCATTTGCGAAGCAGCAAAACTTTTACAAACCAACACCCGTGGCGGAGATTTGGTGGCGCGCCTTGGGGGTGATGAATTCGCGGTGTGGCTCGATAATACCAATGAGACAAATGCCCGTTTGATGGCCGAGCACCTGTTGGTGTCCGCCGATTGCCTGAAGGTGTTTTCCGGCAGCGAAGATTGTCCTTTGGGCATGTCCCTTGGGGTTGCGGTTCAGGTGCCGGGATCAGATGAAAGTCTGGAAGCATTAATGGCGCGTGCCGATGAAGCCATGTATGCCTCAAAGAAAAAAGGTAAGGGCCAGCTAACACTTTCAGCCTCTCCCGATGTTGGCGTGGCTGTGGGAACGCAGGTTGGTTCTGTACGGGCAGGGGGCAAACAATGA
- a CDS encoding YihA family ribosome biogenesis GTP-binding protein, with amino-acid sequence MNDAYEPAELEAARKLFLGPVDFTAGAASTEHLPPPVLPEVAFAGRSNVGKSSLINALTGRKALARTSSTPGRTQQINFFDLGGVLGLVDLPGYGYARVSKSKVLAWTETATLYLKGRVGLKRVFVLIDCRRGIGDSDIEIMTELDKAAVSYQVVLTKCDKISATKQTALIAQTALNLARHPAAHPDILTSSADKGAGIAELRAVIAALAALKQLG; translated from the coding sequence ATGAATGATGCATATGAACCGGCAGAACTAGAGGCCGCAAGAAAGCTGTTTCTAGGCCCGGTTGATTTTACCGCAGGGGCTGCCAGCACCGAACATTTGCCGCCGCCTGTTCTGCCAGAGGTTGCCTTTGCCGGACGATCCAATGTCGGGAAATCCAGCCTGATTAACGCATTGACGGGCAGAAAAGCATTGGCCAGGACCTCTTCAACGCCTGGGCGCACCCAACAGATCAACTTTTTTGATCTGGGCGGCGTGCTTGGTCTGGTTGATCTGCCGGGGTACGGATATGCCCGTGTATCCAAAAGCAAAGTCCTGGCATGGACGGAAACCGCAACCTTGTATTTGAAGGGCCGCGTCGGGCTGAAACGGGTCTTTGTCTTAATCGATTGTCGCCGTGGAATCGGGGACAGTGATATCGAAATCATGACTGAGCTGGACAAAGCCGCTGTCAGCTATCAGGTCGTCTTGACCAAATGCGACAAGATTTCCGCCACCAAACAAACGGCTTTGATTGCCCAAACGGCGCTCAACCTTGCCAGACATCCCGCAGCACACCCCGATATTCTGACCAGTTCGGCCGATAAAGGGGCCGGAATTGCAGAACTCCGGGCTGTTATCGCCGCGCTGGCGGCCCTGAAACAATTAGGTTAA
- a CDS encoding DUF2336 domain-containing protein — protein sequence MTSFLGRFLKQKPSDPISDSISYEESRKIANDPDPAIRKQLAARTDIRPEVLYYLAEDAAPEVRREIATNEQTPAHANVLLARDGDTNVRCDLALKISQLAPELSPDERDKVRAMTLDALDILVQDQLVQVRQVIAEALKDAHDAPHGIIQRLARDAELEVAGPILEFSPILTDEDLLEIISTTAVTGAIRAISRRDGVSEDVCDAIVVSDDVDGVTALLGNASAQIREETLDSLVEGSRRTQDWQMPIVKRPFLPIGAVRKLSSFVTDAVLGALIRRDDLDAETVDMVGKAVRERMNGDGAEKQSEPERPTRESDARTKVMALHAEDALDQDAIDEELMGGNRTFVTEALAVLSGLAPAVVLRIVSARSAKAVTALSWKAGLSMRFAIKLQARFANVPMREVLQAKNGLEYPMSEQDMAWQIDLFSG from the coding sequence ATGACATCCTTCCTTGGCCGTTTTTTAAAACAGAAACCCAGTGATCCCATCAGTGATTCCATCAGTTACGAGGAATCCCGGAAAATAGCGAATGACCCGGACCCGGCCATTCGCAAGCAGCTTGCCGCGCGCACGGATATTCGCCCGGAAGTGCTTTATTACCTTGCTGAAGATGCCGCGCCAGAAGTGCGACGTGAAATTGCGACCAACGAACAAACCCCGGCCCACGCCAATGTGTTGTTGGCCCGCGATGGGGACACAAATGTTCGGTGTGATCTGGCCTTGAAGATTTCCCAGCTGGCCCCGGAGTTGAGCCCTGATGAAAGGGATAAGGTCAGGGCCATGACATTGGATGCCCTGGACATTCTGGTTCAAGACCAGTTGGTCCAGGTGCGACAAGTCATTGCTGAGGCCCTGAAAGATGCACATGATGCGCCCCATGGGATCATCCAGCGTCTGGCGCGGGATGCAGAGCTGGAGGTGGCGGGGCCAATTTTGGAATTTTCGCCAATTTTGACCGATGAAGACTTGTTGGAAATAATTTCGACCACTGCTGTTACCGGGGCCATCAGGGCGATTTCCCGGCGCGATGGTGTGTCTGAAGACGTGTGTGATGCCATTGTCGTTAGTGACGATGTTGATGGGGTGACCGCATTGTTGGGTAATGCATCCGCCCAGATCAGAGAAGAAACGCTGGATAGCCTTGTTGAAGGTTCCAGACGCACCCAGGATTGGCAAATGCCCATTGTGAAGCGGCCCTTCCTGCCGATTGGTGCGGTGCGCAAACTGTCCAGTTTTGTGACCGATGCGGTGCTCGGTGCCTTAATACGCCGGGATGATCTGGATGCGGAAACCGTTGATATGGTTGGCAAAGCCGTGCGTGAACGCATGAATGGTGATGGGGCAGAAAAACAATCAGAACCAGAACGTCCAACCCGCGAAAGCGATGCCCGGACCAAGGTTATGGCACTCCATGCAGAAGATGCGCTTGATCAAGATGCCATCGATGAGGAATTGATGGGCGGGAACAGGACATTCGTGACAGAGGCTTTGGCGGTGCTTTCCGGTCTGGCCCCTGCGGTGGTATTGCGCATTGTGTCTGCGCGCAGCGCAAAGGCCGTCACGGCATTGTCATGGAAGGCAGGGCTAAGCATGCGATTTGCTATAAAATTACAGGCCCGGTTTGCCAATGTTCCCATGCGTGAAGTGCTTCAGGCCAAAAATGGGCTTGAGTACCCCATGTCCGAACAAGACATGGCCTGGCAGATAGATTTGTTCTCAGGCTAG
- the dapD gene encoding 2,3,4,5-tetrahydropyridine-2,6-dicarboxylate N-succinyltransferase — MSNQDLQKTIDQAWEDRDGISPDTKGATRDAIEATLDLLDTGELRVAEKIDGTWTVHQWAKKAVLLSFRIYDMVPIPGGPRDPKRGDSPWFDKVPSKFAGWDDARFRTAGFRAVPNCVVRRSAYIAPGAVLMPSFVNLGAHVGEGTMVDTWATVGSCAQIGANCHLSGGIGIGGVLEPLQAGPVIIEDNCFIGARSEVAEGVVVETGSVLSMGVFLGASTKIVNRDSGEIIIGRVPAYSVVVPGTLPGRPLADGTPGPSLYCAVIVKQVDERTRSKTSINDLLRD, encoded by the coding sequence ATGTCCAATCAAGACCTGCAAAAAACCATCGACCAAGCCTGGGAAGACCGGGACGGAATTAGCCCTGACACCAAGGGTGCCACACGCGATGCGATCGAAGCGACCCTGGATCTGCTTGATACCGGCGAACTCCGGGTTGCCGAAAAAATTGATGGCACCTGGACCGTCCACCAATGGGCAAAAAAGGCCGTCCTTTTATCGTTCCGCATTTATGACATGGTGCCAATCCCCGGCGGGCCGCGAGACCCCAAACGTGGCGATAGCCCATGGTTTGATAAAGTCCCGTCAAAATTTGCCGGCTGGGATGATGCGCGTTTTCGGACCGCCGGTTTCCGCGCCGTTCCCAATTGCGTCGTGCGCCGCTCTGCCTATATCGCCCCCGGGGCTGTCTTGATGCCCAGCTTTGTGAACCTCGGCGCCCATGTTGGCGAAGGCACCATGGTTGATACCTGGGCCACCGTTGGGTCTTGTGCCCAAATCGGGGCCAACTGCCATCTTTCCGGCGGCATCGGCATCGGTGGCGTTCTGGAACCCCTCCAAGCCGGCCCCGTGATCATCGAAGACAATTGTTTCATCGGTGCGCGTTCCGAAGTTGCCGAAGGCGTGGTGGTGGAAACCGGTTCCGTGCTCTCCATGGGTGTGTTCCTTGGGGCGTCTACGAAAATCGTCAATCGCGACAGCGGCGAAATTATTATTGGCCGCGTGCCTGCCTATTCCGTTGTGGTGCCGGGCACCTTGCCGGGCAGGCCTCTGGCTGATGGCACACCGGGTCCTTCGCTTTACTGTGCGGTCATCGTCAAACAGGTCGATGAACGGACGCGGTCTAAAACCTCTATCAACGACCTGCTTCGGGACTAA
- a CDS encoding EAL domain-containing protein, producing MALITKDSEDELSPGLLRQDRDRFVAFAFSASDMLFELEGDGVIVFASGICESLFGVDPGALEGRNFLDLVCVDDRPLLRHALAEAKTGSRINGLSIRMEGKSGPTPSLSLSGYQLSDFEGHFFLGAHLGGPVATDLPTQNEPIMDADAFAARSGEVLANVGEDDTECKMTMIRLGQMHELLQRLDPDSAHRMHVAMGALLHETSVGGELVGEIDPENLSVVHDDKTDIDLLNDRLRSMIRQADPEGRGVEVESTTVNLASNSSDGDTQARALGYICTEFADSEPEAFATAARTDGLDTMMDDAIDRIGAFQAMVARGDFSVAFQPIVDLKAKTPHHYEALARFDDQANGKSPYETIRFAEKTGLIQEFDLAMCAKVIAWMDNAARQGKRYKVAVNLSGASINSQSFVDALNRLFAKHESLRSWVMFEITESSKIEDLQRVNKTIQNFRQVGHKVCLDDFGAGAAAFQYIRDLEVDLVKIDGAYVKGALRTAKSRAFLKAMASLCKDLRINTVAEMVEDEALLSYLQECRVSYGQGYLFGRPSFDIDVFEASPSFTGNNFR from the coding sequence ATGGCACTCATCACAAAAGATTCTGAGGACGAATTATCACCCGGCCTGTTGCGCCAAGACCGGGACCGTTTTGTTGCATTCGCATTTTCTGCATCTGACATGCTTTTTGAACTGGAAGGCGATGGGGTAATCGTCTTTGCCAGCGGCATTTGCGAAAGCCTTTTCGGCGTTGATCCCGGCGCACTGGAAGGGCGAAATTTTCTGGATCTTGTTTGTGTTGATGATCGGCCTTTGTTGCGCCATGCCCTGGCCGAAGCAAAGACCGGTTCGCGCATCAATGGTCTATCGATCCGGATGGAGGGTAAATCAGGCCCAACCCCATCTTTGTCATTGTCTGGATATCAGCTTTCGGATTTTGAGGGCCATTTTTTCTTGGGCGCACATTTGGGCGGCCCTGTTGCGACAGACTTGCCCACACAAAATGAACCGATCATGGATGCCGATGCCTTTGCCGCAAGGTCCGGTGAAGTTCTTGCCAATGTTGGGGAAGACGATACCGAATGCAAGATGACCATGATCCGGTTGGGGCAGATGCATGAACTGCTCCAGCGTCTTGATCCCGACAGCGCCCATCGTATGCATGTTGCCATGGGTGCATTGTTGCACGAAACGTCTGTTGGTGGCGAACTGGTTGGTGAAATTGACCCTGAAAACCTGAGCGTCGTCCATGACGATAAAACCGATATCGATCTTTTAAATGATCGTCTGCGGTCCATGATTCGCCAAGCCGATCCCGAAGGACGCGGTGTAGAGGTGGAAAGTACCACTGTTAATTTGGCATCCAATTCCAGCGACGGCGATACCCAGGCCCGCGCCCTTGGCTATATTTGCACTGAATTTGCAGATTCTGAACCAGAGGCATTTGCCACCGCCGCCCGAACGGACGGGCTGGATACCATGATGGACGATGCGATTGATCGCATTGGTGCGTTCCAGGCAATGGTTGCGCGGGGGGATTTTTCCGTTGCCTTCCAGCCCATCGTTGATTTGAAAGCCAAGACCCCCCATCACTATGAGGCATTGGCCAGATTTGACGATCAGGCCAATGGAAAAAGCCCCTATGAAACCATCAGGTTCGCTGAAAAAACGGGTTTAATTCAAGAATTCGACCTTGCCATGTGTGCCAAGGTTATCGCATGGATGGACAATGCGGCCCGTCAGGGAAAGCGTTACAAGGTTGCGGTCAACCTGTCTGGCGCATCCATTAATTCTCAGTCATTTGTTGATGCGCTTAACCGTCTTTTTGCCAAACATGAAAGCCTGCGTTCATGGGTTATGTTTGAAATTACCGAATCATCAAAAATTGAAGACCTGCAGCGGGTTAACAAGACCATCCAGAACTTTCGCCAAGTTGGGCATAAGGTTTGTCTGGATGATTTTGGTGCCGGTGCGGCGGCGTTCCAATACATCAGGGATCTGGAAGTGGATCTGGTCAAGATCGACGGGGCCTATGTCAAAGGTGCGCTACGCACAGCAAAGAGCCGCGCTTTTTTAAAGGCCATGGCCAGCTTGTGCAAAGACCTGCGGATTAACACCGTTGCGGAAATGGTGGAAGACGAAGCATTGCTTAGTTATTTGCAGGAATGCCGTGTCAGTTATGGGCAGGGCTATCTTTTTGGACGTCCATCTTTTGATATTGATGTCTTTGAGGCATCGCCGTCTTTTACTGGCAATAATTTCAGGTGA